The following proteins are encoded in a genomic region of Paracoccus sp. MBLB3053:
- a CDS encoding ABC transporter ATP-binding protein, with the protein MAQIRIDNLRKDFGKFTAVQSSTFTVEDGEFFMLLGPSGCGKTTTLRMMAGLELPTMGTVHIDGEEVSQKPASQRDIAFVFQMFALYPHMNVGRNIAYPLLSQGMPRAEAKARVMDVAKVLGIEAILDRPVGGLSGGDRQRVALGRAIVRRPKAFLMDEPLGALDAEFREHMAEELRALHDRMRATTVYVTHDQLEAMQMGDKIVVMNHGVVEQFGIPQDIYDWPATMFVADFIGSPSMNFLPFEGVVEKGADHVRLGDCNLSVPVQREGAQGALVLGVRPEHVHLDADAPYRAQVQATEYLGTTQIVSLKAPHGAIKARLPAAMPIRAGEMAGLRFDPRTITLFRAETGRALRSAANERVMAHG; encoded by the coding sequence ATGGCCCAGATACGCATCGACAACCTGCGCAAGGATTTCGGCAAGTTCACGGCGGTGCAGTCATCCACCTTCACCGTCGAGGATGGCGAGTTCTTCATGCTGCTCGGACCCTCGGGCTGCGGCAAGACGACGACATTGCGGATGATGGCGGGGCTTGAGCTGCCGACGATGGGCACGGTCCATATCGATGGCGAGGAGGTGTCGCAGAAACCCGCCAGCCAGCGCGACATCGCCTTCGTCTTCCAGATGTTCGCGCTTTATCCACATATGAATGTGGGGCGGAACATTGCCTACCCATTGCTGTCGCAAGGCATGCCCAGGGCAGAGGCAAAGGCGCGCGTCATGGACGTGGCGAAAGTTCTCGGGATCGAGGCGATCCTTGACCGGCCTGTCGGGGGGCTGTCGGGGGGGGACCGGCAGCGCGTGGCCCTTGGCCGGGCTATCGTCCGCCGGCCCAAGGCGTTCCTGATGGATGAACCCCTTGGCGCGCTGGATGCCGAGTTCCGCGAGCATATGGCCGAAGAACTGCGCGCGCTGCATGACAGGATGCGGGCCACGACGGTCTATGTCACCCATGATCAGCTTGAGGCGATGCAGATGGGCGACAAGATCGTCGTGATGAACCATGGCGTCGTCGAGCAGTTCGGAATTCCGCAGGACATTTACGACTGGCCCGCCACGATGTTCGTGGCCGATTTCATTGGCTCGCCTTCGATGAATTTCCTGCCCTTCGAGGGCGTGGTCGAGAAAGGTGCGGATCATGTCCGGCTGGGGGATTGCAATCTCTCCGTGCCTGTCCAGCGCGAAGGCGCGCAGGGGGCGCTTGTTCTTGGGGTACGCCCCGAACATGTCCACCTTGACGCGGACGCGCCCTACCGAGCGCAGGTGCAGGCCACCGAATATCTGGGCACGACGCAGATCGTCTCGCTGAAGGCACCGCATGGCGCGATCAAGGCCCGTCTGCCTGCGGCGATGCCCATCCGGGCGGGTGAAATGGCGGGCCTGCGCTTCGATCCGCGAACCATCACCCTTTTCCGCGCCGAGACGGGCAGAGCCTTGCGCTCGGCCGCGAACGAAAGGGTGATGGCACATGGCTGA
- a CDS encoding carbohydrate ABC transporter permease, giving the protein MQRSSFERVAEATPAPVARRLRGLSDRAIAWIFVAPTIFLLLAVNIFPLIWTIRLSFTNMRVNRPNAPVEFIGLRNYQRILTDGDIWQTMQATAHFLFWTLALQILIGFALAWLINRKFRGNDLWTTIIVLPMMLSPAVVGNFWTFLYQPQIGLFNYVVGFLTGADPSSFSMIADVSLAPWAIIIVDTWMWTPFVMLICLAGLRSIPASIYEAAECDRASKWRQFWTITIPMVLPFLMLAVLFRGIENFKMFDLVVQLTGGGPGNTTELTSINLKREAFEKWRTGYSSAYAIILFVTVFGLASIYVKALNRVKNR; this is encoded by the coding sequence ATGCAAAGAAGTTCGTTCGAGCGGGTGGCCGAAGCAACGCCGGCACCTGTGGCGCGGCGGCTGCGCGGGCTGTCGGACCGCGCGATCGCATGGATCTTCGTGGCACCGACGATCTTCCTGCTGCTGGCGGTGAACATCTTCCCGCTGATCTGGACGATACGTCTCAGCTTCACCAACATGCGGGTGAATCGCCCCAACGCGCCGGTCGAGTTCATTGGCTTGCGCAACTACCAGCGCATCCTGACCGATGGCGATATCTGGCAGACGATGCAGGCGACGGCCCATTTCCTGTTCTGGACCCTGGCGCTGCAGATCCTGATCGGCTTTGCGCTGGCCTGGCTCATCAACCGCAAGTTTCGTGGCAATGATCTGTGGACCACGATCATCGTCCTGCCGATGATGCTTTCGCCGGCGGTGGTTGGAAATTTCTGGACGTTTCTCTATCAACCGCAGATCGGGCTTTTCAATTATGTCGTGGGTTTCCTGACCGGGGCCGACCCCTCGAGCTTCTCGATGATCGCCGATGTCTCCCTGGCGCCCTGGGCCATCATCATTGTCGACACCTGGATGTGGACGCCCTTTGTCATGCTGATCTGTCTGGCGGGCCTGCGCTCGATCCCGGCCTCGATCTACGAGGCTGCGGAATGCGACCGGGCCAGCAAGTGGCGGCAGTTCTGGACCATCACCATCCCGATGGTGCTGCCCTTCCTGATGCTGGCCGTGCTGTTCCGGGGCATCGAGAACTTCAAGATGTTCGACCTCGTGGTTCAGCTGACCGGCGGAGGCCCCGGAAATACGACCGAACTTACGTCCATCAATCTCAAGCGCGAAGCCTTCGAAAAATGGCGCACGGGCTATTCCTCGGCCTATGCGATCATCCTGTTCGTGACGGTCTTCGGCCTTGCCTCGATCTATGTGAAGGCGCTGAACAGGGTGAAGAACAGATGA
- a CDS encoding LacI family DNA-binding transcriptional regulator yields the protein MRPTTKDLARAAGVSLATVDRVLNGRSGVREETVAAVNEAIERIGFVRNLSAANLARRRIYRLAFLLPITGDAFLTTLESHIAEAATAFASEGIQVEMRRAIGSDPHQIAKTLAELSADDLDGVAVLAPESPQVRDAMARLRGRGVQVVRFLSGQSGEAGGDSVGIDNRAAGATAGRLMGRFCSGRPGQILVIADTMNARDSVERRQGFDQVITGNFPELAALPSLETHGDAERTRTILRNAYANHPDIVGVYVLASEARLPLEAIDATSDSTGQVIIAHERTGFTERLLLEGKLAAVIAQNPGHLARSAIRVMRARCDGRQPIASQEEIRIEILLPDNLRPHLPADAPATARP from the coding sequence ATGCGTCCAACGACCAAGGATCTGGCACGGGCTGCAGGCGTAAGCCTCGCGACCGTAGATCGCGTCCTGAATGGCCGCAGCGGGGTGCGGGAGGAAACCGTGGCTGCCGTGAACGAAGCGATCGAACGGATCGGCTTCGTGCGCAACCTCTCGGCAGCCAATCTGGCGCGGCGCCGGATCTATCGCCTTGCATTCCTCTTGCCCATTACCGGTGACGCGTTCCTGACCACCCTTGAAAGCCATATCGCCGAGGCCGCGACCGCCTTTGCCTCGGAAGGGATCCAGGTCGAGATGCGACGTGCCATCGGCAGCGACCCGCACCAGATCGCCAAGACGCTTGCCGAACTTTCCGCCGACGATCTGGACGGTGTGGCGGTGCTGGCGCCTGAATCGCCCCAGGTTCGCGACGCGATGGCCCGGCTGCGCGGGCGCGGCGTGCAGGTCGTGCGCTTTCTTTCCGGTCAGTCGGGCGAGGCCGGGGGCGACAGCGTCGGGATCGACAATCGCGCCGCCGGGGCCACTGCTGGCCGGTTGATGGGGCGTTTCTGTTCGGGCCGGCCAGGCCAGATCCTTGTCATCGCCGATACGATGAACGCGCGTGACAGCGTCGAGCGTCGGCAGGGTTTCGATCAGGTCATCACGGGCAATTTCCCCGAACTGGCCGCGCTGCCCTCGCTGGAAACCCATGGCGATGCAGAGCGGACCCGGACGATCCTGCGCAACGCCTATGCCAACCATCCCGACATCGTTGGCGTCTATGTCCTGGCCTCAGAGGCGCGACTTCCGCTTGAGGCGATCGACGCCACCAGCGATTCCACCGGGCAGGTGATCATCGCCCATGAGCGGACGGGCTTTACCGAACGGCTCTTGCTTGAAGGAAAACTGGCCGCGGTGATTGCCCAGAACCCCGGTCACCTTGCCCGCAGCGCGATCCGGGTCATGCGCGCGAGATGCGACGGACGCCAGCCCATTGCCTCGCAGGAAGAAATCCGCATCGAAATCCTGCTGCCTGACAATCTCCGCCCACATCTGCCTGCCGACGCCCCGGCGACAGCACGTCCTTAA
- a CDS encoding HlyD family secretion protein, which translates to MKFSRLLIGFLAIILALWIIVGEQMSGASADAVVNARIVTVRADVAGDLSMPNRPLGAKVAKGDILASIIDPLVDSVRLDDLYMESSYSTAEIAQMTAQIDKAKVQKASLEKRSETFRRERLDELRERLDHARNRLELLERGDALDEDGQRLIDAAGEVSGRLPAEPLTHALAIDHARERVALLDIALRSAEAGVFLGDGYNDAPVSEQRAIELGSEIDTLTTRLDEAKARLTALTDRIAREQVRVSGLSGGEILAPISGQFWEVLEADGVNVQRGDPLLRMVDCGSVMVTLSVSERVYNSLRLGGPAKFRLDGQSKLYDGTISRLAGSGAATVYRNLAIAPSQRHLERYDVTLLVPELGASEGGCMIGQTGRVFFDRRPLDWLRSIFS; encoded by the coding sequence ATGAAGTTTTCGAGACTGTTGATCGGTTTCCTTGCGATCATCCTGGCGCTTTGGATCATCGTGGGCGAGCAGATGTCCGGCGCCAGCGCCGATGCCGTGGTCAATGCTCGCATCGTGACCGTCCGCGCCGATGTCGCAGGGGATCTCTCGATGCCCAACCGTCCGCTTGGGGCAAAGGTCGCCAAGGGGGACATCCTGGCGAGCATCATCGACCCGCTGGTGGATTCCGTGAGACTGGACGACCTTTACATGGAATCGAGCTACTCGACGGCCGAGATCGCGCAGATGACTGCCCAGATCGACAAGGCGAAGGTTCAGAAGGCATCCCTTGAAAAGCGCAGCGAAACCTTTCGCCGGGAACGGCTGGACGAATTGCGCGAGCGTCTCGACCATGCGCGCAACCGGCTTGAGCTGCTTGAGCGGGGCGACGCGCTTGATGAAGACGGCCAGCGCCTGATCGACGCGGCCGGCGAGGTTTCCGGTCGGCTTCCGGCCGAACCGCTGACCCATGCGCTGGCGATCGACCATGCGCGTGAGCGGGTAGCGCTGCTGGATATCGCCCTGCGCTCTGCCGAGGCAGGCGTTTTCCTTGGTGACGGGTACAATGACGCACCGGTATCCGAGCAGCGCGCCATCGAGCTTGGGAGCGAAATAGACACGCTGACGACCCGCCTGGATGAGGCGAAAGCCCGCCTCACCGCGCTCACGGATCGGATCGCGCGCGAGCAGGTCCGTGTCAGTGGCCTGAGCGGAGGAGAGATCCTTGCACCAATCTCGGGGCAGTTCTGGGAAGTGCTCGAGGCGGACGGGGTCAATGTCCAACGGGGCGACCCGCTCCTGCGGATGGTGGATTGCGGTTCGGTGATGGTGACGCTTTCAGTGTCCGAGCGGGTCTATAACAGCCTCAGGCTTGGCGGTCCGGCCAAGTTCCGGCTTGATGGCCAGTCGAAGCTCTATGACGGCACCATCAGCCGGCTTGCCGGCAGCGGCGCCGCCACGGTCTATCGCAACCTCGCCATCGCCCCCAGCCAGAGACATCTGGAACGCTACGACGTCACCCTTCTGGTGCCGGAACTGGGCGCGTCCGAAGGCGGCTGCATGATCGGACAGACCGGGCGCGTCTTCTTCGACCGGCGCCCGCTCGACTGGCTGCGCAGCATCTTTTCCTGA
- a CDS encoding glycosyl hydrolase family 8 — MPDFARKNACAPLRLHRRSVLAGMAMSCCSPHGIGTAHGGSQEIGYSWQDWTRSFLMPEGRVVDPQQGGISHSEGQAYGLLLAQAFGDESAFRLIEQWTSSHLAIRQDRLLAWKWMPDPQDGTALDWRNATDGDLIRAWALLRATRDSGWGGYETTFRAIAQDIASICLAPDPRAPAERLLVPGAEARRQSDRVLVNPSYFIPRALRELGEAADEPVLVRCADHSETVLAEMAATGFLADWIDVTANGFEAPQEHDFRWGYDALRIPLYLVWSGQVSHPAVMLAQKMMLTAPIPDHVAVVIGPDGQVEAMSDEAGFRLIADLASCTPSDARKRSTGGGSAPYYPATLCLLAQIAMRESGCAAPDAQQKP, encoded by the coding sequence ATGCCCGACTTCGCCCGCAAGAATGCCTGCGCTCCGCTGCGCCTTCATCGCAGATCGGTGCTTGCCGGGATGGCGATGAGCTGCTGTTCCCCGCACGGCATCGGCACCGCACATGGCGGATCGCAGGAGATCGGGTATTCATGGCAGGATTGGACGCGCAGTTTTCTCATGCCGGAGGGGCGGGTCGTCGATCCCCAGCAGGGGGGCATCAGTCATTCCGAGGGCCAGGCCTATGGCTTGCTACTTGCCCAGGCATTCGGCGATGAGTCCGCTTTCCGGTTGATCGAGCAATGGACCAGCTCACATCTCGCCATCCGCCAGGATCGTCTGCTGGCATGGAAATGGATGCCCGACCCTCAGGATGGGACGGCGCTGGACTGGCGCAATGCCACGGATGGAGACCTCATTCGCGCCTGGGCCTTGCTGCGGGCCACCCGCGATTCCGGATGGGGCGGCTATGAGACGACCTTTCGGGCGATCGCGCAAGATATTGCCTCGATCTGCCTTGCGCCGGACCCGCGTGCGCCCGCCGAACGGCTTCTGGTCCCCGGGGCCGAGGCACGCCGCCAAAGCGACCGGGTGCTGGTCAACCCGTCGTATTTCATCCCGCGCGCGCTACGCGAGCTTGGCGAGGCTGCGGACGAACCGGTGCTGGTCCGATGCGCCGACCACTCCGAAACCGTCCTGGCCGAAATGGCTGCCACGGGATTTCTGGCGGATTGGATCGACGTCACCGCGAATGGCTTCGAGGCACCGCAAGAGCACGACTTCCGCTGGGGCTATGACGCGTTGCGCATCCCGCTTTACCTGGTGTGGTCGGGGCAGGTCTCGCACCCAGCCGTGATGCTGGCCCAAAAGATGATGCTGACCGCCCCCATCCCCGACCACGTCGCGGTGGTCATCGGACCTGATGGCCAGGTTGAAGCGATGAGCGACGAAGCGGGTTTTCGCCTCATAGCCGATCTCGCATCGTGCACGCCATCCGATGCGAGAAAGCGAAGCACGGGCGGCGGCTCTGCGCCCTATTATCCGGCAACGCTTTGCCTGCTTGCCCAGATCGCGATGCGCGAAAGCGGATGCGCCGCGCCCGATGCGCAACAGAAGCCATAG
- a CDS encoding ABC transporter ATP-binding protein → MADVELQGIGKRFGALRALDDVSMTVPDGAFVVLLGPTGAGKTTLLRIVSGLDPADQGRVVIGGHDVSTATPAQRNVAMVFQQYSLYPHLTVRENLEFPLKSPLLRTPVEQIGRKVGEVAEVLQISHKLDNKATDLSGGEMQRVSIGRALVRRPAVYLMDEPLSSLDAKLRSDLRIELKRIQQEMGATFLYVTHDQIEAMTMATHVGVLDQGRLVQFGPPRQIYEDPVSIHAASRLGLPRINILPAGLFGPAPAGARHIGLRPEQIRQGEGGESLVKRVEHLGDQTRLHLTFRDHDLVTVTDTHTKLRPGDMVRIRPEKPLFFDAAGDRIH, encoded by the coding sequence ATGGCTGATGTCGAACTGCAAGGGATCGGCAAGCGCTTCGGGGCGCTCAGGGCGCTCGATGATGTGTCGATGACCGTTCCCGATGGGGCTTTCGTCGTGCTGTTGGGTCCGACCGGCGCGGGCAAGACGACCTTGCTGCGGATCGTGTCCGGGCTTGACCCTGCGGATCAGGGGCGTGTGGTGATCGGCGGGCATGATGTCAGCACGGCCACGCCCGCGCAGCGCAACGTGGCGATGGTGTTCCAGCAATATTCGCTTTACCCGCATCTCACCGTTCGCGAAAATCTTGAATTCCCGCTGAAATCGCCCCTGCTGCGCACGCCCGTCGAGCAGATCGGCCGGAAGGTGGGCGAGGTGGCCGAGGTTCTGCAGATCAGCCACAAGCTCGATAACAAGGCCACTGATTTGTCCGGAGGAGAAATGCAGCGCGTGTCCATCGGGCGGGCGCTCGTCAGGCGCCCGGCCGTCTATCTGATGGATGAACCCCTGTCGTCGCTGGATGCCAAGCTGCGCTCGGACCTGCGGATCGAACTGAAGCGCATCCAGCAAGAGATGGGCGCGACGTTTCTCTATGTGACCCATGACCAGATCGAGGCCATGACCATGGCCACCCATGTCGGCGTTCTGGACCAGGGAAGGCTGGTGCAGTTCGGCCCACCGCGCCAGATCTATGAAGATCCGGTCAGCATCCATGCCGCCAGCCGGCTTGGCCTGCCGCGGATCAATATCCTGCCAGCGGGTCTGTTCGGCCCCGCCCCTGCGGGGGCCAGACATATCGGGCTGCGCCCGGAGCAGATCCGGCAGGGCGAAGGCGGAGAAAGCCTGGTCAAGCGGGTCGAGCATCTGGGCGATCAGACGCGGCTGCACCTGACATTCCGCGACCACGACCTTGTGACGGTGACGGACACCCATACCAAACTGAGGCCCGGAGACATGGTGCGTATCCGCCCCGAGAAGCCGCTTTTCTTCGACGCCGCCGGCGACCGTATCCATTAG
- a CDS encoding ABC transporter substrate-binding protein — protein sequence MKRQLILSAAAAALVFGAGAAQADDLTLCWAAWDPANALVELSKDFEAESGHKMSFEFVPWTSFADRMLNELNSGGQLCDLMIGDSQWIGGAAENGQYQKLNDFFDAEGISMDDFIPATVTGYSEWPKGTPNYWALPAFGDVVGWTYRKDWFARPELQAEFKEKYGRELAVPASLEELKQVAEFFQGREIDGKTVYGAAIYTERGSEGITMGVTNVLYNYGFEYQNPEKPYDLQGFVNSADAAMGLEFYKALYDCCVPPGSSDWYMSENIDAYKSGQVALQMNFAFIWPGVHADPNVGGDKSGYFPNPAGPKGHFAQLGGQGISVVSNTDSPEAALQYIKWFAQPEVQKKWWAMGGYSALKSVVEDPGFATSQPYAQTFLDSMAIVKDFWAEPAYASLLLAMQQRVHNYVVAGNGTAQEALDGLVEDWTEVFEDEGKL from the coding sequence ATGAAGAGACAGCTGATACTCTCGGCTGCAGCCGCGGCGCTGGTCTTCGGCGCAGGTGCGGCGCAGGCCGACGACCTGACCCTGTGCTGGGCGGCTTGGGACCCCGCCAATGCGCTGGTCGAGCTTTCAAAGGATTTCGAGGCCGAATCCGGACACAAGATGAGCTTCGAATTCGTTCCCTGGACCAGCTTTGCCGATCGGATGCTGAACGAGCTGAATTCCGGCGGGCAATTGTGCGACCTGATGATCGGCGACAGCCAATGGATTGGCGGCGCGGCCGAAAACGGGCAATATCAGAAGCTCAACGATTTCTTCGACGCCGAAGGAATCAGCATGGATGACTTCATCCCTGCAACGGTGACCGGTTATTCCGAATGGCCGAAAGGCACGCCGAACTACTGGGCTCTGCCGGCCTTCGGCGATGTCGTGGGCTGGACTTATCGCAAGGATTGGTTCGCACGACCTGAGCTTCAGGCCGAGTTCAAGGAAAAATACGGACGTGAGCTGGCCGTGCCTGCGAGTCTCGAGGAATTGAAACAGGTCGCAGAATTCTTCCAGGGCCGCGAGATCGACGGCAAGACGGTCTACGGCGCCGCGATCTATACCGAGCGCGGCTCGGAAGGTATTACCATGGGCGTGACCAACGTTCTCTACAATTACGGGTTCGAATACCAGAACCCGGAAAAGCCCTATGACCTGCAAGGCTTCGTCAATTCTGCAGATGCGGCGATGGGGCTCGAATTCTACAAGGCGCTTTATGATTGCTGCGTCCCGCCGGGTTCGTCGGACTGGTACATGTCCGAAAATATCGACGCCTACAAATCGGGGCAGGTCGCGCTTCAGATGAATTTTGCCTTCATCTGGCCCGGCGTCCATGCCGATCCGAATGTCGGCGGCGACAAGTCGGGATATTTCCCGAACCCCGCGGGTCCCAAGGGCCATTTCGCCCAATTGGGCGGGCAGGGGATATCTGTGGTGTCGAACACCGACAGCCCCGAAGCGGCGCTGCAATACATCAAGTGGTTTGCCCAGCCCGAGGTTCAGAAAAAGTGGTGGGCGATGGGAGGCTATTCGGCGCTCAAATCCGTGGTCGAGGATCCTGGCTTCGCCACCAGCCAGCCCTATGCACAAACCTTTCTCGACAGCATGGCGATCGTGAAGGATTTCTGGGCCGAGCCCGCCTATGCCTCGCTGCTCCTGGCGATGCAGCAGCGCGTCCACAACTATGTCGTGGCCGGAAATGGCACCGCGCAAGAGGCTCTGGACGGGCTTGTCGAGGACTGGACCGAGGTCTTCGAGGATGAAGGGAAACTTTGA
- a CDS encoding carbohydrate ABC transporter permease gives MSYSITEASRVQKWVAGVLVVGYALITLMPLVWIIATGFKSPSDAIAYPPKVFFPPTLEGYVNLFTTRTRQTAEFLAANPPQTWYEEIVAKYGMVIAGPSRFGERFLNSVIIGFGSTFLSVFLGTLAAYAFSRFKVPLKDDLLFFILSTRMMPPIAVAIPIFLMFRQLGLSDTHLGMILLYTAVNLSLAVWLLKGFIDEIPREYEEAALIDGYTRFQAFRKVVLPQAATGIASTAIFCLIFAWNEYAFAVLLTSGRAQTAPPFIPTIIGVGGQDWPAVAAGATLFLLPVMVFTILLRKHLLRGITFGAVRK, from the coding sequence ATGAGCTATTCGATCACCGAAGCTTCGCGCGTGCAGAAATGGGTCGCTGGTGTCCTGGTCGTGGGCTATGCGCTGATCACGCTGATGCCGCTGGTCTGGATCATCGCCACCGGGTTCAAGTCGCCCTCGGACGCGATCGCCTACCCACCCAAGGTGTTCTTTCCGCCGACACTCGAAGGCTATGTCAACCTGTTCACCACCCGGACCCGCCAGACGGCCGAATTCCTGGCCGCGAACCCGCCGCAGACCTGGTACGAAGAGATCGTCGCGAAATACGGCATGGTCATTGCAGGGCCGTCGCGCTTTGGCGAAAGGTTCCTCAACTCGGTCATCATCGGATTCGGATCGACCTTCCTGTCGGTCTTTCTCGGCACGCTCGCGGCCTATGCCTTCAGTCGCTTCAAGGTGCCGCTGAAGGATGACCTGCTGTTCTTCATCCTGTCCACGCGGATGATGCCGCCCATCGCGGTGGCGATCCCGATCTTCCTGATGTTTCGCCAACTGGGCCTTTCGGACACCCACCTTGGCATGATCCTGCTTTATACGGCCGTGAACCTGTCGCTGGCTGTCTGGCTGCTCAAGGGTTTCATCGACGAGATCCCCCGCGAATACGAGGAAGCGGCCCTGATCGACGGCTACACCCGGTTTCAGGCGTTCCGGAAGGTCGTGCTGCCTCAAGCCGCCACGGGGATCGCTTCGACAGCGATCTTCTGCCTGATCTTCGCATGGAACGAATATGCCTTCGCCGTGCTGCTGACGAGCGGAAGGGCTCAGACCGCGCCTCCGTTCATTCCCACGATCATCGGCGTCGGCGGGCAGGACTGGCCGGCGGTCGCAGCCGGGGCGACGCTGTTCCTGCTGCCCGTCATGGTCTTCACCATCCTTCTGCGCAAGCACCTGCTGCGCGGGATCACATTCGGAGCGGTCCGCAAATGA
- a CDS encoding glycosyltransferase family 2 protein, translated as MLSELGSSLVPLLLLGGVALLLPIFVRPTSNLHRSLLFAATIFLALRYAWWRGSQTLAPPGLTVDMFASWSLFLIEMLALAGSLSAFVIMSRIRLRSDEASENLGWWGEDEPRVAILIATYNEELDVLERTIVGAKSLRHANKEVMVLDDSRRDWLRDYCASQGVRYMRRPDNKGSKAGNINHALDRLAEDPVPPDFVAVLDADFVPHRGFISRTLALFHDPKVGLVQTPQHFFNADPIQHNLGLSRSYPDEQRFFFDHMQPSRDGWGIAFCCGTSSICRWTALRDIGGLPTESVTEDFMLTLALQDKGWTTAYLAEPLSEGLAPEGLKEYVTQRARWCLGLMQIARSSLGPMATNNLRLRDRWSVVDSVFFWMTSFPFRVAAVVYPLLYWYFNVIVVDASLTDVISIFGAYYLWTLVVLNLLSRGMVVPILNDVSQLIGAIPITRAAYTGMFRPNGHPFSVTAKGGDRTRIVIQWRMMAPFAILLGLTTFGLWLGILSDRFAFNDAGDGKWVILFWTIYNVVVLAMTCLACVELPRRERHIADQPERAIFATGDELRRQWIASLTLDTVRLRGRIYPIGTRGLLRIKDVGDVEAYVIAQTPDGTRLHLLPDDQQREALFLRFYADGDAPGVARAQTSALISDIARRLSFRTGTR; from the coding sequence ATGTTGAGCGAGCTGGGCTCGTCCCTGGTCCCTCTCTTGCTGCTGGGCGGGGTCGCGCTGTTGCTGCCCATCTTCGTTCGTCCCACCAGCAACCTGCATCGTTCGCTGCTCTTCGCAGCGACGATCTTTCTGGCGCTGCGCTACGCCTGGTGGCGCGGAAGCCAGACCCTGGCACCGCCCGGGCTGACCGTGGACATGTTCGCAAGCTGGTCGCTTTTCCTGATCGAGATGCTTGCTCTGGCGGGTTCGCTCAGCGCATTCGTCATCATGTCGCGCATCAGGCTGCGCAGCGACGAAGCCAGCGAGAACCTGGGCTGGTGGGGCGAAGACGAGCCTCGGGTCGCGATCCTCATCGCAACCTATAACGAGGAACTCGATGTCCTCGAACGAACCATTGTCGGGGCAAAGTCGCTACGCCACGCGAACAAGGAAGTCATGGTCCTTGATGACAGCCGCCGTGACTGGCTGCGCGACTATTGCGCATCGCAGGGCGTGCGCTACATGCGACGCCCCGACAACAAGGGCTCGAAGGCCGGCAACATCAACCATGCCCTTGACCGCCTTGCCGAGGACCCGGTCCCGCCGGACTTCGTCGCGGTTCTCGATGCCGATTTCGTGCCGCATCGCGGGTTCATTTCGCGCACCCTCGCGCTTTTCCACGACCCGAAGGTCGGGCTGGTCCAGACCCCGCAGCATTTCTTCAACGCAGACCCCATCCAGCACAATTTGGGATTGTCCCGCTCATACCCCGACGAGCAGCGCTTCTTCTTCGACCACATGCAGCCCAGCCGCGACGGCTGGGGCATCGCATTCTGCTGCGGCACCTCGTCGATCTGCCGCTGGACGGCCCTGCGCGATATCGGTGGGCTGCCGACCGAAAGCGTGACCGAGGATTTCATGCTCACGCTGGCCCTGCAAGACAAGGGCTGGACGACGGCCTATCTGGCCGAGCCGCTCTCGGAAGGGCTCGCGCCGGAAGGTCTCAAGGAATATGTGACGCAACGGGCACGCTGGTGTCTTGGCCTGATGCAGATTGCTCGCTCGTCGCTGGGGCCGATGGCGACGAACAACCTGCGCCTGCGTGATCGCTGGAGCGTCGTGGATTCCGTCTTTTTCTGGATGACCAGTTTTCCGTTCAGGGTCGCGGCCGTCGTCTACCCGCTGCTTTACTGGTATTTCAACGTCATCGTCGTGGATGCCAGCCTGACCGACGTGATCAGCATCTTCGGGGCCTATTACCTGTGGACCCTGGTCGTGCTCAACCTTCTCAGCCGTGGCATGGTCGTCCCGATCCTGAACGACGTGAGCCAGCTTATCGGGGCAATCCCCATCACGCGTGCGGCCTATACCGGCATGTTCCGGCCGAACGGGCACCCCTTCTCGGTCACGGCCAAGGGGGGAGACCGGACAAGGATTGTCATCCAGTGGCGCATGATGGCCCCGTTCGCAATTCTGCTTGGCTTGACCACCTTCGGGCTTTGGCTCGGTATCCTGTCGGATCGCTTCGCCTTCAACGATGCGGGCGACGGGAAATGGGTCATCCTGTTCTGGACGATCTACAATGTCGTCGTCCTGGCGATGACCTGCCTCGCATGTGTCGAGCTGCCGCGGCGCGAACGCCACATCGCCGACCAGCCCGAACGCGCGATCTTCGCGACGGGGGACGAGTTGCGCCGGCAGTGGATCGCATCCCTTACGCTTGATACCGTCAGGCTGCGCGGCCGGATCTATCCGATCGGGACGCGTGGGCTTTTGCGGATCAAGGATGTCGGCGATGTCGAGGCCTATGTCATCGCCCAGACCCCGGACGGCACAAGACTGCACCTCCTGCCGGACGATCAGCAGCGCGAAGCCCTCTTCCTGCGCTTCTATGCCGATGGCGACGCGCCGGGGGTGGCGCGCGCCCAGACATCCGCACTGATTTCGGACATTGCGCGCAGGCTGTCCTTCCGGACCGGGACTAGATAG